A window of Nicotiana sylvestris chromosome 8, ASM39365v2, whole genome shotgun sequence genomic DNA:
caatgcctttgcctctcaaatcggcctccaaacgtcccgaatctagccacaagtaatacaacacaatcaatataggctaaagggatcgattccacaagaaaaactaccaaaaatAGAGTCAAAATCCAAAATCAACTCAAACCCGACCTCCAGACACAAGTCTTGAAattcgacaaaagtcacaaaacccgaaaacccattcACTCGCGAGTCTAAACATactaaattcatcaaaatccgatatcatttggtcacccaaatccccaaaatccacTGTCCAATTCTCAAGCCATAATCTTCCAAATTTCACCTCAACACCACACAATCTAGGTGGAAAAATCAATGGAGAAACTAGATTTATgatcaaaatcaagcacaagagcTTACCTCAGAATTCCCCTCGAAAatcctcttcaaaatcgcctaagCCCGAGTCCAAAAtgttaaaaatggtgaaaaatcacGAAGTCCCGTTTTTATATGCTCTGCTCAGGTTTTTTCGCACATGCGGCTCATTTTCCCCATCTATGGAGCCGCATCTGTGGACCAAGCTCCGCTTTTGCGGAGAATCACTTAAACACTGCCTCCGCTTCTGCGATCTAGAGACCGCATCTACGCTCATCGCATGTGCGGATGTCAcattgcacctgcggtccaagcTAGCACCTGCGCCCTAAAGTCCGCTTCTGCGACCATAGCAGGTGCGAGAATTCCATCGCACCTGCGTTCTCTGCCTAGATCTTCCTTAGCCGCATCTGCGACCCTTTCGTCacttctgcgggctcgcacctgcggttcccactcCGCATGTGCGGTTACACCAGTAGCAACATCATTTCAGCTACATTTCCTCAACTCAAATCAAgctgtcaaccatctgaaatcaccccgaggccctcgggaccatAACCAAACGTACCAACAGGTGctataacatcatacgaacttagtcgaacctccgaatcactcaaaacaacagcaaaacaccaaattacacccggattcaagcctaaataacttctaaacttccaaattccacaatcgatgtcgaaacctaccaaaccacgtctgaatgatctcaaattttgcacacaagccaaaaatgacaccacgaacctactccaacttccggaaattcaatccgaccccgatataaaaaatttCACTGCCGGCCATAATCACtaaaattctaactttcgccaattcaagcttaattctactacggacctccaaatcacattccggaacGCGCTCTTAAGTCCAAAGTCACCTAagagagctaacggaaccatcaaaattaaaatccaaggtcgtttacacataagtcaatatccaatcaactttttcaacttaagcttttaaTTAAGAGTCTacgtgtctcaattcactccgaaaccactccggacccgaaccaattAACCCGGTATATCATAATATAGCTAAAGAACACAACAAAATAAAAGCAAGAAATAGGGAATGAgactataactctcaaaacgaccagccAGGTCGTTACATGTAAAGTAAAAGAATAGTTTTCTTTCATATTTAAGACGAAGAGAAACAAACCGCTCCTTTGGTTCCACGTTAAAATTTCCTGCAGATTCATCTCCTGAAACAAAGTTTAAGAGAGGCCATTCAAAAATGATTAATTCACCTTTCAACTTTCTCCTTTTGAAAAAACCAAAATGAGGAAAGTTAAGTTCCTAATCctttctccattttccaaacaaagaagaAACCACATAAACTATACCACGAAATAACCTTAGTACAACCTAAGGTTTTGACTCATGTTTCTCTTATACTGGGTGGTGTACCCTGTGAACCAAAACTTCAAACTAACCATAAATAAGTACAAGATGACGGCAAAGACCATTAAAACAAGAAACTGCACTCGACTCCAGACCCCAATTAAAATCCAAACCACCACAAAGACCAACAAATAAGACCCACAAGACACATTGCTTATATCTATCATATCTATAGGATCAGACAGAAACAATGAATACTATAAACCTTTCAAAAAGAAAACCCTGACCGACAAATAAACATTTTAATTCTTCTCAACAGCATTCTCTTCCTTCTTATCTTCCTTTTCCTCTGTTTCTGCAGAGGTTTCTTTGTCCTCAGCCTTGTCTTCTTTATCTTTGCTTTCAACACTAAGTTTTTCAATAAGttcagtagcagcagcagcagctccTTCACTTTCTTCAGATTTCGTCTGTTGAGATTCAGCAATTTCTTCAACTTTTTCTTTGAAAGATTTGCAGTCTGACGACAAGATAAAAACAAAGTTATACTCTGGTTTTGAAGCACCCAGATGTAATGTGAAGAATTGCTCCAATTATCCCATATAACTCTACTCTACAAATCTTGAGTAATATCAGACAGTTGTCCAGTGTTGATTTAAGATGACTTGCAGCTTTACAGCCCATGCAAGGAATGTTAACAAGTTTAATGACTGTAACTCAAGGAGGTTGGAGCCATTAATCAGCAATCACTATAATACGGCATGGACTCAGAAATTGTGCTTTACAAGTCAAGAATATCTCAGGAAATTCATTTCTCATACTTGATTCATCAACCTCAAAATCAAATTAGTGAATAAAGATTGCTGTATGACATAACCCACTATCCAGAAATTTTAGGCTGCCATCGGGGAAAATTAGCTAGACGACTCCTGAAGATGCACTAGCAAGAGCGCAATTCAGTGCCGCATGGAGTGTGTGCCACATTAAATATGTTAATTACCATAATTCCGGCAAACTCTAATCAGTACCTAAACATGTAAAGTACCAATTCCCAAACACCATCCCTTAGGTCAACACAATTATGCTATCTCACTCTTTTTATTGGAGATTATTTACGCTATTTCACTCTTCAAACCATATCCCAGTCTACCTCCAAATAACAGAAGATATAAACTATTTGTCTCTACCAGACATAATTCTCTTGGTACTATCATATAACGCACCCTAACATTTGGACATTCTAAGCAAATGTCAGTTCGTACTAGAAAGTAGAAAATCATGGTTTTACGCTCACTCCTCTTTTATCACTCTTTTATAAGTAATCTCACTCTAGATGTACTCCATGAAGTTGCAACAAAAAAGAGGTAGCACAGAACAACTACTACTACACATCAAACTCAAACTAGTTGGACTCATCAATATGAATCCTCTATATCCATTTCATTCGGAACCATTTTAATTCATTACTACTAATGTCCTTAAATACAAATTAGAGCACTCTAAACTAGAGGTTCCCCAATCTCAACACCTACAAAAGAGGTTGCATGTGATTTAACTGGTGACCCAATCTATGTGTTAACTTATTTCACTTTTCATCTGGCACTTGATAAATCACCTTTTGACGTAGAAAACGTAAAATAGCGTATGACAATTGTATCCAAAGGACTTTCGTgctatgttgcgcggactctccaaaatgtagccgcacccgtgtcggatccttcaaaaatgcactacttttgaAGGATCCAACACGTATCCCGCtacattttcggagagtccgagcaacatagcttTCATGTGGTAAGCACACATCAAATACAAAGAAGACAAATTACTCGAAAAGCATCTTTTAGCTAAAAGATGAACAATAAAATCCAGAAGATGCATAAACAGAGTACTCACTCTCAATTGAAGCAAAACGAATGCAAAAAGTCTCCTCTTTTAGCTCCCCATCAGCAAAATCAGCAGCATGCCACACGCAAGACTTCTCATTCCCAGCATGTTCTTGAATCGTCATAGCAGGAAGGACTACACAAACGATTATCAAACAGCACTTCAGTATAAATACAATCACAAACACATaatagaaaaacaaaacaaaatgagAAAGAAAGATTCTGACCCAAGTGGTTGGCGCAGATTTTCAGTGTCTTGGATTGTCTCATGACAAGCCTAACCTTTCCGGTTTCCTTGTGCTTGAGAAGCTTCACAGTCCCGGCACCTCTCTCTTTCCATGCATTCCCTTCCTTGTCAAATCTGTATAACTTTGACTTCCTACAATACCCACAAACAAATTTTTGTCACAATTACAATCACAAACATCCACAACCATCATTCTCTCTTTTTGCTTCGCAAAAGGGATAGTCCCCATATTTTTATGTATAACTCCATCCCTCCCTAAGAATGGGGTTTGGCAAGAATAAACTCAATTCACTTTCCTTGAACTTCTCGAATAAGATTACATACATAAAAATGGCATAAAAGGTAgtaatataattatgcattatacttaaaataattttttagtcATGTGGTGGCATCATGGGCGAAGCCACCTTGAGCAAATggcttcgccgaaaaattacaatGTGTATACAAGTAAAATATTGATTTTAGATATATAAAACCTATATTGAACACTCTTTGTCGGAATTTTTTTTCtacttctttcaaatttgaatacCCTTGGAAACATTTCTGGCTTCGCCAATGGGTGACATGCTTTAACTATTCCACCCGATATTTGCTAACACTCAGCAACATAGGTACGAGATAACTCTACAAAAAAGCTTTTTTTTATActtaaaacaattttaaaaaatatttgaaatcacAATCAAATGAAAGAGTCTAAATGGAGCAACATGACTAGCGACCATTCATATAGCCGACCCCAACTAGATTGGTATTCAGACACAGTAGTATTTTATGCAATCTCGAAGAGcttagagttttttttttttggaaaaaaataataaacaaatctATACTCTTTAAGTGGGGAAATGAGTGAAATAAAAGATTAGGGGATACTAACAGATCAAGAAGAACGTCTTCATTTTCTTCACCAGTGGAGACAGCAACTTCTTGCAGCTTCACAATTGGAGCAACTTGAGCACCAGTGTCTTCATCATCTGCAGCAGCGCTTGGGTTTTCTTCTACTACTTCCTCTTCTACTTCTTTCTTCTCCAATTTAGGCTCTGCACTGCTTGCCATTACTCGatattattttgtttttttgCTTCTGTGTGTGTGCCTTAGAACTTTTTTGCTGTGGAAAGATACGGCGGGGTGAATGGAATggtagggtttgaagaagaatggaGGAGGACGTAGGGTTTTAGATTGAAGAGAACTTGCCtctcttttttttggttttttgctTTTTTGTGGTGGAAATTGTATTGGTAGTCCTCTAGGTTCAATTAAACTCATTTAGCCCCTTTTCAACctttatttgtttcttttaagaaaaataattctTGTGTAATTTACAATAACAATAATCCGGTGAAATTCACAAGTGAGGTCTGAGAGGATAATATGTATGCAGATCTTACTTTTACCTTATgaaataaagaggttgtttctgaaAAATTATTCTGGTGTAATTTAAGTATTCTTTTTTCTTACCTTTACAAATTACAACCTAATCGTTTAGGTAAAACTTAATTTGTTCAACATAATAGAATTCATCTCTTAATTCTTTTAAATCTATATTTATTGTTTCGATTAACGGAGATCAAAAGCATTAATGGATTGTGTTTAGCGAGGAATTGTTATTTGAGAATATTAAAGATATTGAGTGACCCGGTCAAATCATATTTTTGATCGAAAATTAAATTCATAAATTAAGAAATAACCAGCAAATACACACTTAACGTGTGGTATATTTTCATGAATAATAGATAATTATCTTCCTTAGTTTTTGATATTTTGTTAGTAAGCAAAAAATATTATCCCAAAAATATTTATATAGAATTTAGAGAAATACTAGGGAAAAAAGGATAGGTGGGTGGGTGGTGGGGTTCGGAGGTCGAGGTCGGTCTTGGGGCATAGGGTGGGCAGGGGAgtgatggaaggaattggtgggTTGAGAGGGGGGAGGTGCGGCGAGGATGAGGGAGTTGGTGGATATAGGGAGGGGGCCAAGTCGCGGGGAGTGGGGCTGAGTCGGAGCCGACGTGGATTATAGTATGGGTTGGAAGTGTTGTTTTCCCCCTCCTGAATTAAACGatagaaaaattatttttctcgaatcgagaaaaaaatgatagaaaaaaaATGAGTTCATACGAAGATATTTTTTCAAATATCTTAGCTAACAATACATAGGAAAATAAAAAGATATTTTGTGGAAAACGTATTCCTCCACACAGAGGCGGACCCAAGATTTGGCAGTCGTGGGGCACCATGGCACTCAATAAATATGAGGGTCTATGCTAATATCCAACTATTTTTTGAAGACATTTGTAAGTATATATGGAGTGTTTGCCAAAATTTCTAGGTGCGGATGACTCCTCAACTTAACTTGTGCGCCTCTGCCTCCACACCAAACACACCctcaattgatttttttttatttatgtatGGGAATATGGGAGACAATTACTTTTGTGGAATTGGGTAAAGTTGTTGTCCTCGTTGAAAAATACTTCATAAGGAAACGTTAGtttgtataatttttgttttgttttggttcAAATAGTTTGTAACCTTTTGCAATGCCAATGATAGCCCTTGATGGAAGAAGTTCAAAGAGAATCCAAATTATCAAAGTAGCCCTTACAATCTTTTCTTTAACAAAGGGCGTATTACAGTTAAAGAAAATGTACATCTCAACTTAAAATTTAATGCAAAATGTAAAGACTTATTTGCATTGTAGAATGGgacatatatgtaaatatatcaTGCTTAATTTGTTAATAAATGATTATATTGACCATATATAGTTAAGAACCAAAGTGTGAAACATAAGAACACCGGTTATAGCGAAGAGTGAAAGTATGAGATTTTATTGAATTCCTTTTATAACTTAAAGAATTGTACTACGTTATGACTTTATAATATTTCAGTTGCTTATATTTAATACAACTATATTTTGAATAGTGCAATATAAATTTAATCTTATTTGATATATCATTTTGGgttaattatctaattttatcaagagattttgtctttcttttttttacATCAAGAAACCTAACGGAATTTTAGTTTGCTTTGAGCATTTGTAGGTATTAGATGAGATTAGGATTGGAAGATGGTGCATACAATTATAGTGTACAAATGAATATTTAACGTTAGGATTAAAGTTATGTGTGTATATGGTCAAAATCGGGCTCGCCCCTTGCATGACTATCGAGAATAGAATATGATAGGTTAAGGTTCGACCTCGTATTATATCGAACCATGGTGCAAAATTAGATCGTCGAGCTCATGACCCAGAGACCGATCGAGATCGAGATCGAGACCAAGCAAGATCGAGGGAAAATTACCGAGCCAAATAACGAAAAGTCGAAATATCTGCAACCGATCTAATATCACGGCAGAAATCACGACATATATCAAGAAGAGACcgattaattagctaatcatgagatttcttacctcatatagagttgtatcaagagtaggactcccctactatataaagggggtctgatcatttgtaagACACATCATATTCACGCAATACAAAGCAATATATCGTCATTTTCTAGCTGTCATTATGTTGTTACTCTGTTTATAAGTCGGTTGAAACATCTTTTGGTTCAAGGGTGACTGAACTCAAGGGCCAAGGCAATTCAACTTGTGTAGTTTGCTTTTATTGTTTTATCGTCAATTTTAATATTAATCTATTCTCTTAAATTTGTACCAAGttatatcacgtatccttaaaactgcgtataaattcaattgttatctgtTTTtaatggtaaacagtttggcgcccaccgttgggctaaggataatagtgattaccTCGTACAAACTTTCGTAGCACactctattttacacttgttcatTGAAGTATGTTTGATTACAGGACTAAAATGTCAAATCTCAACGCCTCTATATGTTGACAATAATTTCGACCATCACAACGAAAATGATAACATAACACCAAGGAACGATGTATCTCCGATTGGCCTCGATGGAGTTCCAGCTGTAGATCCAATTGACGTCAGCTCACATGTGGCCATCAACGGAAATTTGGTTGTCGATTCCCGAGGGCAGCGTCCATGGGGATGTTCGATCATCCGCTCAAAGCGCACAAGGCGATGAAGATGGCGGGATCAGCCTATGGGTGattttcgaaatgttgcaggctcaGCAGGCAGTGATAGCCCCgctccaaaatcaaaatcaccCACCGAGCAGGGCCAAGCTCGAGCCGTCCCAGGAAGTTGTACACAGGGTCGAATCGGTTTCAAGAAAATCGAACGAGAAGGAGTCGGAGACCAATCCTGCAATCATGAAAATGCTCAAAGAACTGATAAAGCGAATTGAGTCGGGGGAAAGGAAGATTGAGGCAAACGACAAAAAGGCAAAAacttacaactccagggtcgatcaaatcctGGGGGCACCGCCAATATTGAAGGGACTGTTTCCAAAAAGTTCGTACAAAAACCTTTCCCCCGGAGCGCTGCTCCAAAGCCAATCCCCAAGAAGTTCCgcatgcccgagattcctaagtatAATGGAATGACTTATCCGAACGAGCACGTCACCTCTTACACGTGTGCTGTCAAAGGGAATGATCTAGAGGATGACAAGATCGAATATGTCTTGCTAAAGAAATTCGGGGAGACCCTATCAAAGGGAgtatgatatggtaccataatttaccacctaattctatttgctatgcttgcagattctttcataaaggcacacgctGAGGCCATCAAAGTCGAAACCAGGAAGTCAAACCTTTTCAAGCTAAGGCAAAAGGACAACGAAATGCTCAGAGAATTTGTgtctcgattccaaatggaaTGTATGGACTTGCCACTGGTCGCTGATAATTGGGATGTTCAAGCTTTCACTTAAGGACTCAATGTTCGAATCTCAGAGGCTTCACAATAGTTGAAGCAGAATTTGATAGAATACCCGGCTGTTACTTAGGCCAATGTGCATAAtcggtatcaatcaaagatcagggtcgaggacgatcAACCTGGGCCTCCTTCTCGGTCTGTTTATCCTATTAGACCCATCGATAAAATCAAGATGGATATTGACCGAGAATCGAGGTCGAACAGAGATTGATATCAGCTGTATAATGGAGATTGTAGGAGCAGTGGATTTGGGCGAAATTCTGCacgaaatgaaagaagaaatgattgAGGTCAAAGCTCTCGGGGACTCATGAGAAATAACGGCTTCGATAGATCTATCGGACCCAAAGTGGCACCACgattatcagagtacaactttAATGTGGACGCAACTGCCATCGTATCGGCCATTGGACGCATCAAAGATACCAAGTGGCCTCGACCTTTACAAATCGACCCAACACAAAGGGATACTAACCAaatatgcaaatatcatggcacacatggccacATAATGGAGGACTGCCGACAATTGTAGGAAGAGGCAACCCAGTTATTGAACAAtggtcaccttcgagaatttctGAGTGATCGACCTAAGAATCATTTTAGAAATAAGGATTCCAATAAAGAACATGAACAAGACTAGCCCCAGcatgtcatccatatgatcatCAGAGGGGTCGATGTTCCTCAAGGTCTGATGATAAAGTGCACCAAAGTACAACTACAAGGGAAAAACAAACTTGAGATTACATAGCAGAGGGAACTCTATCTTTCAACGACGAGGATGCAGAAGGATTCATGCAAccccataatgatgcactggtaatttttGTACTCTTGAATAAAACTCGAGTTAAATGTGtgctaattgatccaggtagctcggccaacatcattcgatcgagggttATAGAGCAACTCGGTCTACAGGACCAGAACGTACCTGCGGCCCGATTGctaaatggattcaacatggcttgCGAAACTACTAAGGGAGAAATAACATTGTCGGTAAACATAGTCAGTACCACCTAGGAGACCAATTTTTATGTAATCGAaggggacatgaggtacaatgccctgttcgggagaccatggatccacaatATGAGGGTCATGCCCTCGACTCTTCATCGAGTATTACAATTTCCAACACCAGAAGGGATAAAGACGGTTTACAGGGAGCAACCTGCCGCAAAGGAGATGTTTGTCGTCGATaaagtaattccaatatcaacaCTCTCATTGACAAATGGCTCAGGGTCGAAAGTGAAACaggaagccaaatagcaatcatcgATGTTAGCCTTGATCCAATCAGACAAACAAGGGATTGACAAAGACGACGATTACAGGGTTCCTCGATCCTTTATAGCTCCCGATAATTCTGATGCTACCAAATCAACCTgatcaaaaggtatacctgggcacgaaTTTAACTCccaagctcaggaaaaaactcattcaatttcttataactaatatggattgttttgcttgttcCCATCTCgatatgatagggatcccaccggagatcacTACTTACAAGCTGAGCTTGGACCCGAAGTTCTATCCAGTAAAGCAGAAAAGGAGAACCCAGTCCGAGATCAAGCATGCCTTCATAAATGATGAGGtaactaaactccttaaaataggattCATTTGGGAGGTCAAATACTCGAAATGGTTAGTAATGTAGTAGTGGTTCCtaaaaaggaaacaaactaagaatgtgtgtggattataaagatttaaataaggcatgccctaaagattccTTCCTTTGCTTAACATCGATCGCATataaggccatgattgcaggtcttgaaCTAGCCAAAGGCTTGGGGAcggaggtgatcgaagctaagtgtgACTCCCTCCTTGTAGTAAACCAAGTAAACGGAACGTTCGTAGTTAGAGAAGAACGAATGCAAAGATACCTAGACAGGTTACAAGTAACATTACATCGGTTCAAAGAGTGGACTTTGCAGCATGTGCCCCACGATCAAAATAGTGGGCAGCCGTTGCAAACTTAGGGTCGTCGGTCAAAGATGACGAGCTCAACTCGGGGGCGGTCGTATAACTCATAAGGTCGGTAGTAGAGGAAGGTCACGCAGAAATAACTCCACAAGTTTAATATGGGATTGGGGAAATAAATATGTAAAGTATTTGAAAACCGGGAAACTTCCTTCAGATCCcaaggaatcgagggccctgcacACAAAGGTAGCCCGATTCAGCTTGTCCGAGGACAGAACCTTGTTCAGGAGAATGTTTGATGGTCCACTAGAAATATGTCTAGGACTGGGAGATACCGCATATGTTCTGAGGAAAGTTCATGAGGGCACTTGCGGTAATCATTCAGGCACCGAATCATTGGTTCAAAATGTGATCAGAGCCGGTTATTACTAGATCGACATGGAAAAGTATGCGAAAGAGTTCGTACGaaaatgtgacaagtgccaaaggTATGCTTCGATGATTCACCAAGCCGGGGAGCTATTCCATTTAGTcttatcaccatggccattcatgaaatggagGATGGACATCACCGGTCCTCTTCCAACGGCACCAGGTAAGG
This region includes:
- the LOC104222713 gene encoding ran-binding protein 1 homolog c-like: MASSAEPKLEKKEVEEEVVEENPSAAADDEDTGAQVAPIVKLQEVAVSTGEENEDVLLDLKSKLYRFDKEGNAWKERGAGTVKLLKHKETGKVRLVMRQSKTLKICANHLVLPAMTIQEHAGNEKSCVWHAADFADGELKEETFCIRFASIENCKSFKEKVEEIAESQQTKSEESEGAAAAATELIEKLSVESKDKEDKAEDKETSAETEEKEDKKEENAVEKN